In one Pirellulales bacterium genomic region, the following are encoded:
- a CDS encoding DUF1501 domain-containing protein: MNCQFRQMLGHDPVQVSRRWFFRDCGVGLGAIALAQLLEAEGLASTSTAPGDPLAPKKPPLPAKAKRVVYLFMAGAPSHLELFDYKPQLAKFDGTLPSKELLAGYRAAFISPTARLLGPKFKFGPKGKCGAELSELLPGLAQVADQIAIVKSMVTDAFNHAPAQILMNTGSQQFGRPSFGAWTNYGLGSESRDLPGFVVLNSGKKGPSGGNSNFGSGFLPTVYNGVQFRSGREPVLYLSNPRGVDAAVQRDTLDAVKSLNIERLDVVGDPEIATRISSFEMAYRMQASGPELADLSQEPKAILEMYGAAPGKPSFANNCLMARRLLERGVRFVQLFHEAWDQHGNLTHDLKQNCQDTDRPSAALVKDLKQRGLLDDTIVLWGGEFGRTPMAQGGTDGRDHHPNAFSYWMAGGGIKPGLTLGRSDDLGFNVVEDRVHVHDLHATLLRLLGFDHTKLTYRFQGRDFRLTDVSGTVIQKLLA, encoded by the coding sequence ATGAATTGCCAATTTCGCCAGATGCTTGGCCACGATCCGGTGCAGGTTTCGCGGCGCTGGTTTTTCCGCGATTGCGGCGTGGGGCTCGGCGCGATCGCGCTGGCTCAACTGCTCGAAGCCGAGGGCCTGGCTTCGACCTCGACGGCGCCCGGCGATCCGCTCGCGCCGAAAAAGCCGCCGCTGCCGGCGAAAGCGAAGCGGGTCGTTTATTTGTTCATGGCCGGCGCGCCCAGCCATTTGGAACTGTTCGACTACAAGCCGCAATTGGCGAAATTCGACGGCACGCTGCCGTCCAAGGAGCTTTTGGCCGGTTATCGCGCGGCGTTCATCAGCCCGACCGCCAGGTTGCTGGGGCCGAAATTCAAATTCGGTCCGAAGGGAAAATGCGGCGCCGAGCTATCGGAGTTGCTGCCCGGGCTGGCCCAGGTCGCCGATCAGATCGCGATCGTCAAATCGATGGTGACCGACGCGTTTAACCATGCTCCGGCGCAGATATTGATGAACACGGGTTCGCAGCAATTTGGCCGTCCGAGCTTCGGCGCCTGGACGAATTATGGCTTGGGAAGCGAATCGCGCGATCTGCCGGGCTTTGTCGTGCTGAATTCGGGCAAGAAGGGCCCGAGCGGCGGCAATTCGAATTTTGGCAGCGGATTCCTGCCCACCGTGTACAACGGCGTGCAATTCCGCAGCGGCCGCGAACCGGTTTTGTATCTCTCCAATCCGCGCGGCGTCGATGCGGCCGTGCAGCGCGACACGCTCGACGCCGTGAAGTCGCTCAATATCGAGCGGCTCGATGTCGTCGGCGATCCTGAAATCGCCACGCGAATCAGTTCGTTCGAAATGGCCTATCGCATGCAAGCGAGCGGCCCGGAATTGGCCGATCTATCGCAGGAGCCGAAAGCGATATTGGAGATGTATGGAGCGGCGCCGGGCAAGCCCTCGTTTGCCAACAACTGCTTGATGGCCCGCCGGCTGCTGGAGCGCGGCGTGCGCTTCGTGCAATTGTTTCACGAAGCTTGGGACCAGCACGGCAACCTGACGCACGATCTGAAACAAAACTGCCAGGACACGGACCGGCCCAGCGCGGCATTGGTCAAGGATTTGAAGCAGCGCGGTTTGCTCGACGACACGATCGTGCTCTGGGGGGGCGAATTCGGCCGCACTCCGATGGCTCAAGGCGGCACCGACGGCCGCGACCACCATCCCAATGCGTTCAGCTACTGGATGGCGGGCGGCGGCATCAAGCCGGGCCTGACGCTCGGACGCAGCGACGATCTGGGCTTCAACGTGGTCGAAGATCGCGTCCACGTGCATGATTTGCACGCCACGCTGTTGCGTCTGTTGGGTTTCGATCACACGAAGCTCACCTACCGTTTTCAGGGCCGCGACTTCCGACTGACCGATGTCAGCGGTACGGTGATTCAAAAACTGTTGGCATAG
- a CDS encoding TetR/AcrR family transcriptional regulator: MRTLTAGTRQRIVDAAARLFAEQRFHEVRMEDLAAVAEVGKGTIYRYFNDKEDLYRGLIATAAEQILQEVDRRLADVEQPQAKLEAILQAAFDFFESHPYLSDLLQRVEALNPSDETFAWTPVRKEFSRRIETILSDKSLAVADPSSSALMLLGALRQVHRFGKRPLSPNVVEQVVSTFLYGAANHPQRKPRSTR; this comes from the coding sequence ATGCGAACCCTTACGGCCGGCACTCGGCAGCGAATTGTCGATGCGGCGGCGCGGCTGTTTGCCGAGCAGCGATTCCACGAAGTGCGGATGGAAGACTTGGCCGCCGTGGCCGAGGTCGGCAAAGGGACCATCTACCGTTATTTCAACGACAAGGAAGATCTCTATCGCGGGCTGATCGCGACGGCGGCCGAGCAGATTCTGCAAGAAGTGGATCGCCGGCTTGCGGATGTCGAGCAGCCGCAGGCCAAGCTCGAAGCGATTTTGCAGGCCGCGTTTGATTTTTTCGAATCGCATCCGTATCTCTCGGATCTCTTGCAGCGCGTCGAGGCGTTGAATCCCAGCGACGAAACGTTTGCTTGGACGCCCGTGCGCAAGGAGTTTTCGCGGAGGATTGAAACGATTCTTTCCGACAAGAGCCTGGCAGTGGCCGATCCGTCTTCGTCGGCATTGATGCTGTTGGGCGCGCTGCGGCAAGTGCACCGCTTCGGCAAGCGCCCGCTCTCGCCGAATGTGGTCGAACAAGTGGTGTCGACCTTTCTCTACGGCGCCGCGAACCACCCGCAACGCAAGCCGCGATCCACGCGTTGA
- a CDS encoding efflux RND transporter periplasmic adaptor subunit yields the protein MQRVGNNSVSNNRPPNTSALRLTAAILSAALLLPLAGLVGCERAQSQDIAAKPKPPEVFFALPEVHQVTDHEDFTGFTQAIRTVQIRARVSGYLDKVNFVEGAMVHEGDVLCEVDPRPYQAAYDSAVGQVHLTEAALKQAKADNARAKGLAGTPGAISQQDRDKYEATEEQGMAQIETSKANMATAKLNLAFTKVVAPFSGRISARMVDPGNLVIADTTPLTTIVTEDPIYAYFFVDEHTLLRVRRLNERNKVKSMQDTRPEVQLGLTDETDFPHKGKIDFEDNQVDQQTGTLRLRGIFPNADRLLSPGLFVRIRLPIGEPHDALVVPEEALGTDQGQKFLYVIDDHDVAQYRKVEVGQAYGEGMQVIAEGLNPGERVVVNGLQRVRAGNPVTPKPAPAKAEAAHSTSLTGGAAPPAEPHTPMPAQAAPTARTIGGSKSEPVKAASSNPEPAKPRK from the coding sequence ATGCAACGGGTCGGGAATAATTCGGTATCGAATAATCGGCCGCCGAACACTTCGGCATTGCGGCTTACCGCCGCGATTCTATCGGCCGCTCTTCTTTTGCCGCTGGCCGGATTGGTCGGTTGCGAGCGAGCGCAATCGCAGGATATTGCGGCTAAGCCGAAGCCGCCGGAGGTGTTCTTCGCCCTTCCCGAGGTCCATCAGGTCACCGACCATGAAGATTTCACGGGCTTCACCCAGGCTATTCGCACCGTGCAGATCAGGGCTCGCGTGTCGGGGTATCTCGACAAGGTGAATTTCGTCGAAGGCGCGATGGTGCACGAGGGGGACGTGCTTTGCGAAGTCGATCCGCGGCCCTATCAGGCTGCCTACGACAGCGCGGTCGGTCAGGTGCATCTGACGGAAGCCGCTCTGAAGCAAGCCAAGGCCGACAACGCTCGGGCCAAAGGGCTTGCCGGCACCCCCGGCGCCATCAGCCAGCAAGATCGCGATAAATACGAAGCCACGGAAGAGCAGGGCATGGCGCAGATCGAAACCTCGAAGGCCAACATGGCCACCGCCAAGCTGAATCTGGCGTTCACCAAAGTCGTCGCTCCCTTCAGCGGCCGAATCAGCGCTCGCATGGTCGATCCGGGCAATCTGGTCATCGCCGACACAACGCCGCTGACCACGATCGTCACCGAAGACCCGATCTACGCCTATTTCTTCGTCGACGAGCACACGCTGCTCCGGGTTCGCCGCTTGAACGAGAGGAACAAAGTCAAGTCGATGCAAGACACGCGGCCGGAAGTGCAATTGGGACTGACCGACGAAACCGATTTTCCGCACAAGGGAAAAATCGATTTCGAAGACAATCAGGTCGACCAGCAAACCGGCACGCTACGGTTGCGGGGCATCTTTCCCAACGCCGACCGGCTGCTTTCGCCTGGCTTGTTCGTTCGCATCCGCTTGCCGATCGGCGAGCCGCACGACGCACTGGTCGTTCCCGAAGAAGCCTTGGGCACCGATCAAGGGCAAAAATTCTTGTACGTGATCGACGACCACGACGTGGCCCAGTATCGGAAGGTCGAGGTTGGCCAGGCCTATGGCGAAGGGATGCAGGTGATTGCCGAAGGACTGAACCCGGGTGAACGGGTTGTGGTGAACGGATTGCAACGGGTTCGAGCCGGAAATCCCGTCACGCCGAAGCCCGCCCCGGCGAAGGCCGAGGCGGCCCATTCCACGTCGTTGACCGGCGGCGCGGCCCCACCGGCTGAGCCGCATACTCCGATGCCGGCTCAAGCGGCGCCGACTGCGCGGACCATAGGTGGATCGAAATCCGAACCGGTCAAAGCCGCATCGTCGAATCCGGAGCCGGCGAAGCCGCGGAAGTAG
- a CDS encoding nuclear transport factor 2 family protein produces the protein MSTTDELLAINQRLLDAIARADWPAYQELCDPALTCFEPESRGQLVEGMAFHKFYFDLGADGRPVQNTMASPRVRLLGDDAALIAYVRLVQRLGADEAPKTVAVEETRLWQRTAGKWRHVHLHRSLPGG, from the coding sequence ATGAGCACTACCGACGAACTTCTGGCCATTAACCAACGGCTCTTGGACGCCATCGCCCGGGCGGATTGGCCCGCGTATCAAGAACTTTGCGATCCCGCGCTGACCTGCTTCGAGCCGGAGTCGCGCGGCCAATTGGTCGAGGGGATGGCGTTTCACAAGTTCTATTTCGATCTCGGCGCGGATGGCCGGCCGGTGCAGAACACGATGGCCTCGCCGCGCGTTCGGCTGTTGGGCGACGACGCGGCATTGATCGCCTACGTGCGGCTGGTGCAGCGCCTGGGGGCGGATGAAGCGCCGAAAACTGTCGCGGTTGAAGAGACTCGGCTATGGCAGCGCACCGCGGGAAAGTGGCGGCATGTCCATCTCCATCGCTCGCTGCCGGGCGGATGA
- the thyX gene encoding FAD-dependent thymidylate synthase gives MNSNAAQADALRWQKFPVLDDGFVTLVDVMGDDQAVVQAARVSYGEGTRKVSDDRALIRYLLRHQHTTPFEMAELKLLVRVPMDCWRQWIRHRTANVNEYSTRYSLAIEATQTTSPDAWRSQAATNRQGSGDPLDVELGARLSASEAEFQSQARQLYEQRIAAGVAREQARKDLPLSTYTEAYWKVDLHNLLHFLALRMDAHAQFEIRSYATTIGERVVQPLFPLVWEAFVDYRLRAMMLTRSEQDVIRRLVEQLAAKDKTTADEADFLAAQDSAWAGMTRCRERDECREKLVRLGLVPGKGEGEGTG, from the coding sequence ATGAATTCCAACGCGGCCCAAGCCGATGCCCTGCGGTGGCAGAAATTTCCGGTGCTCGACGACGGGTTCGTCACGTTGGTCGACGTGATGGGCGACGATCAGGCCGTCGTGCAGGCCGCCCGGGTGAGCTATGGCGAAGGGACCCGCAAAGTGTCCGACGATCGGGCCTTGATCCGCTATCTGCTTCGCCATCAGCACACCACGCCGTTCGAGATGGCCGAGCTGAAGCTGTTGGTGCGCGTGCCGATGGATTGCTGGCGGCAATGGATTCGGCATCGCACGGCGAATGTGAATGAATACAGCACCCGCTATTCGCTGGCGATCGAGGCCACTCAAACCACGTCGCCCGACGCGTGGCGATCGCAAGCCGCGACGAATCGGCAAGGAAGCGGCGATCCGCTCGACGTCGAACTCGGCGCCCGGCTATCGGCGAGCGAGGCCGAATTCCAAAGCCAGGCCCGGCAGTTGTATGAACAGCGCATCGCCGCCGGCGTGGCCCGGGAACAGGCGCGAAAGGATCTGCCGCTATCGACCTACACCGAAGCGTATTGGAAGGTCGACTTGCACAATTTGCTGCATTTTCTCGCTTTGCGGATGGATGCGCATGCCCAATTCGAGATTCGCAGCTATGCCACGACGATCGGCGAACGGGTCGTGCAACCGTTGTTTCCGCTCGTGTGGGAAGCGTTTGTGGATTATCGCTTGCGGGCGATGATGCTCACGCGATCGGAGCAAGACGTGATTCGCCGGCTGGTCGAGCAACTCGCCGCCAAAGACAAAACGACGGCCGATGAAGCTGATTTTCTGGCGGCGCAAGATTCGGCGTGGGCCGGCATGACGCGCTGTCGCGAACGCGACGAATGCCGCGAGAAGTTAGTTCGGCTCGGACTGGTGCCGGGCAAGGGTGAGGGCGAGGGGACAGGGTGA
- a CDS encoding PIN domain-containing protein produces MIFVDTGAWFAALVPDDAYHSAAAEFLRSNDEALVTTDYILDELLTLLKARGQLARAEFFIPQALSNSSQCGEGSNGSRQRMLSLHG; encoded by the coding sequence ATGATCTTTGTCGACACCGGCGCCTGGTTTGCGGCCCTCGTGCCGGACGATGCTTATCACTCGGCCGCGGCCGAATTCTTGAGGTCAAATGATGAGGCGCTGGTTACCACCGACTACATCCTTGACGAATTGCTGACGCTTCTTAAAGCACGTGGCCAATTGGCGCGGGCCGAGTTCTTCATCCCGCAGGCCCTAAGCAACAGTTCTCAGTGTGGCGAGGGCTCGAATGGGTCGCGACAGAGGATGTTGTCGCTGCATGGCTAA
- a CDS encoding efflux RND transporter permease subunit — protein sequence MLSRFFISRPIFASVLSIVITLAGGVALFTLPIAQYPPIVPPTIQVQCSYPGASAQVVAESVAAPIEQFVNGVQDMLYMSSSCSNDGSYKLAVTFKPGVELNFAQVLVQNRVNLALPLLPAVVNQVGVTTRKRSPDILMIVTLTSPDNRYSRLYLSNYNLIHLKDELSRVDGVGDVIPFGTENYSMRIWVDPERLAAMGLNASDVTNAVREQNAQVACGQIGQAPIRKGQQTQITLSTLGRLKEPEQFAEIIVKRGADGRLVRIKDIGRVELGPQNEDLEEELDGRPCANMGIFQLPYANALETADRVRAKMKDLAASFPQGVRYDLCFDTTPFIRDSIDEVVRTLFAAVVLVAIVVLVFLQSWRSAIIPLVAVPVAIIGTFAVMAAVGFSLNNLTLFGLVLAIGIVVDDAIVVVEAVEHHIEEGMSPHDATVQAMREVSGPVIAVALVLTAVFMPCTFISGITGSFFKQFAVTVSVSTVISAFNSLTLSPALAAILLKPIDAKKDLPARALDFTFGWFFHLFNWSFTRATNAYLRIVGMMLRSSVIVLVLYGGLLLLTQWGFNRMPTGYLPNQDKGYLLISVQLPDAASVERTSAAVRHIRALVESTEKDCIDHIITISGMSFTLNVAAPNAGQFFIMFKPFDQRQDPKYYYEAVKERLTKLIAEQVPEAKAMLFGPPPLQGLGNASGFRIMVEDRGDLGLNVLEKETKHLVAVAAPAPPAAHPAGAGSAGGKQPDAASAATSAAVKPAVKPAVAEQSSKADPPKPPVSDEEQRLIDIAHKKLRSTFTIFSVNYPQLFAEPDRDQCQAMGLNMSDVNGTLQSYLSAQYINDFNRFDHTWEVIVEADARFRNRVDDVRRLEVRNSYGKMVPLGSTDSIRLTSGPLVVTRYNLYPASTIQGDWPPGVSSGEAISALENLSDAVLPKKMKCEWTEITFLQLIAENTGMIIFTLAVLLVFLVLAAQYESWSLPLAIIMVVPMCILSAIIGVWIKHSDINIFTQIGFVVLVGLACKNAVLIVEFAKHKREHGMSRREATLEACRLRLRPILMTSFAFILGVVPLVWSTGAGFEMRRALGVAVFSGMLGVTFFGIFLTPVFFSVIDWVGTTPALHSHMAHKINHVLLGVFALGYVRQFGRWTRRTVGAKGERLGARAEGRGARGEERRHGRNGVAADAPIAIADGNGSEQSAQNGHFAPIGQTGHATAHAPASGTNGHPSNGHPSNGHPSNGQSSNGHSSNGNDSHQAQRNGEATNGHPDPFSDVDPDPDPDPTAS from the coding sequence GTGCTATCCCGATTCTTCATCTCGCGGCCGATCTTCGCCTCCGTGCTGTCGATCGTGATCACGTTGGCCGGCGGGGTGGCGCTGTTCACGTTGCCGATCGCGCAGTATCCGCCGATCGTGCCGCCGACGATTCAGGTGCAATGCAGTTATCCCGGCGCCAGCGCGCAAGTGGTGGCCGAGTCGGTCGCTGCGCCGATCGAACAGTTCGTCAACGGCGTGCAAGACATGCTCTACATGTCGAGCAGTTGCAGCAACGACGGATCGTATAAGCTGGCGGTGACGTTCAAGCCGGGCGTGGAATTGAATTTCGCGCAGGTTTTGGTGCAGAACCGGGTGAATCTGGCGCTGCCGCTGTTGCCCGCCGTGGTGAACCAGGTCGGCGTGACGACGCGCAAGCGCTCGCCCGACATCCTGATGATCGTCACGCTCACGTCGCCCGACAATCGCTACAGCCGCTTGTACTTGTCGAACTACAACTTGATTCATCTGAAGGATGAGTTGAGCCGCGTCGATGGCGTGGGGGACGTGATTCCCTTCGGCACCGAAAACTACAGCATGCGGATCTGGGTCGATCCCGAGCGCCTGGCCGCGATGGGCCTGAACGCCAGCGACGTGACCAATGCCGTCCGCGAGCAAAACGCGCAAGTCGCTTGCGGCCAGATCGGGCAAGCGCCGATTCGCAAGGGCCAGCAAACGCAGATCACGCTCAGCACGCTCGGCCGGCTGAAGGAGCCGGAGCAGTTCGCCGAGATCATCGTCAAGCGGGGCGCCGATGGCCGGCTCGTGCGGATCAAAGACATCGGCCGCGTCGAGCTGGGCCCGCAAAACGAGGACCTCGAAGAGGAACTCGACGGCCGGCCCTGCGCCAACATGGGCATCTTTCAGTTGCCCTACGCCAACGCATTGGAAACGGCCGACCGCGTGCGCGCGAAGATGAAGGACCTCGCGGCGAGCTTTCCCCAGGGCGTGCGCTACGACTTGTGCTTCGACACGACCCCCTTCATTCGCGATTCGATCGACGAAGTGGTGCGGACGCTCTTCGCCGCGGTGGTGCTCGTGGCGATCGTCGTGCTCGTGTTTCTGCAAAGTTGGCGCTCGGCCATCATTCCGCTCGTGGCCGTGCCCGTGGCGATCATCGGCACGTTTGCGGTGATGGCCGCGGTGGGATTCAGCCTGAACAATCTGACGCTGTTCGGATTGGTGCTGGCGATCGGCATCGTGGTGGACGACGCGATCGTGGTGGTCGAGGCGGTCGAGCATCACATTGAAGAAGGGATGTCGCCCCACGACGCCACGGTGCAAGCCATGCGCGAAGTGTCCGGCCCCGTGATCGCCGTGGCCCTGGTGCTCACGGCCGTGTTCATGCCGTGTACGTTCATCTCGGGAATCACCGGCTCGTTTTTCAAGCAGTTCGCCGTGACGGTGTCGGTTTCGACGGTTATTTCCGCGTTCAATTCGCTGACGCTCAGTCCGGCATTGGCGGCCATACTTTTGAAGCCGATCGACGCCAAGAAAGACCTCCCCGCGCGCGCGTTGGACTTCACGTTCGGCTGGTTTTTCCATCTGTTCAACTGGAGCTTTACCCGCGCGACCAACGCTTATCTCCGCATCGTCGGCATGATGCTGCGCAGCAGCGTGATCGTGCTGGTGTTGTACGGCGGGCTGCTGCTGCTGACGCAATGGGGTTTCAACCGGATGCCGACCGGCTATCTTCCCAATCAAGACAAGGGCTATTTGCTGATCTCGGTGCAGTTGCCCGACGCGGCCTCGGTCGAGCGCACGTCGGCGGCCGTGCGGCATATCCGCGCGCTGGTCGAATCGACCGAGAAAGACTGCATCGACCACATCATCACGATTTCCGGGATGTCGTTTACGCTCAACGTGGCTGCTCCGAACGCCGGCCAGTTTTTCATCATGTTCAAGCCGTTCGACCAGCGGCAGGATCCGAAATACTATTACGAGGCGGTGAAGGAGCGGCTCACCAAGCTGATTGCCGAGCAAGTGCCCGAAGCCAAGGCGATGCTTTTCGGTCCGCCGCCGTTGCAGGGTCTGGGCAACGCCAGCGGTTTCCGCATCATGGTCGAAGACCGCGGGGATCTCGGCTTGAACGTGCTGGAGAAAGAAACCAAGCATTTGGTGGCCGTCGCCGCGCCGGCGCCACCGGCAGCTCATCCCGCCGGCGCTGGATCCGCGGGGGGCAAGCAACCGGACGCCGCTTCCGCCGCCACAAGCGCTGCGGTCAAACCGGCCGTCAAGCCGGCCGTCGCCGAGCAATCCTCGAAAGCCGATCCGCCGAAGCCGCCGGTCTCCGACGAGGAGCAGCGGCTGATCGACATTGCCCATAAGAAGCTGCGGAGCACGTTCACGATCTTCAGCGTGAACTACCCGCAATTGTTCGCCGAGCCGGACCGCGATCAATGCCAGGCAATGGGCCTGAATATGTCCGACGTGAACGGCACGCTGCAATCCTATCTCAGCGCGCAATATATCAACGACTTCAATCGCTTCGACCACACCTGGGAAGTGATCGTGGAGGCCGACGCCAGATTTCGCAACCGCGTCGACGACGTGCGGCGGCTGGAAGTCCGCAATTCCTACGGCAAGATGGTTCCGCTCGGTTCGACCGACAGCATCCGTCTGACCAGCGGCCCGCTGGTCGTGACGCGTTACAATCTCTATCCGGCCTCGACGATTCAAGGCGATTGGCCGCCGGGCGTCAGCTCCGGCGAGGCCATTTCCGCGCTCGAGAATCTATCCGACGCCGTGTTGCCGAAGAAGATGAAATGCGAATGGACCGAGATCACGTTCCTGCAATTGATCGCCGAAAACACCGGCATGATCATCTTCACGCTGGCCGTGCTGCTGGTGTTTCTGGTGCTGGCGGCGCAATACGAAAGCTGGTCGCTGCCGCTGGCGATCATCATGGTCGTGCCGATGTGCATCCTGAGCGCGATCATCGGCGTGTGGATCAAGCATTCCGACATCAACATCTTCACGCAGATCGGGTTCGTCGTGCTGGTTGGGCTGGCGTGCAAGAATGCGGTGTTGATCGTCGAATTCGCCAAGCACAAGCGCGAGCACGGCATGTCGCGCCGCGAGGCGACGCTCGAAGCCTGCCGCCTGCGGTTGCGGCCGATCTTGATGACCAGCTTCGCATTCATCCTCGGCGTGGTGCCGTTGGTGTGGTCGACGGGGGCGGGCTTCGAAATGCGGCGGGCGCTGGGCGTGGCCGTGTTCAGCGGCATGTTGGGCGTGACTTTTTTCGGCATCTTCCTCACCCCCGTGTTCTTTTCGGTGATCGATTGGGTCGGCACGACGCCGGCGCTCCATTCGCACATGGCCCACAAGATCAATCATGTCTTGCTCGGCGTGTTCGCGCTCGGCTATGTTCGCCAATTCGGCCGCTGGACACGACGGACGGTAGGGGCCAAGGGCGAGAGGTTAGGGGCGAGAGCCGAGGGGCGCGGAGCGAGGGGCGAGGAAAGACGGCATGGTCGCAATGGCGTTGCCGCGGATGCGCCGATCGCGATTGCCGACGGCAATGGGTCCGAGCAATCCGCGCAAAACGGACATTTCGCGCCGATCGGGCAGACCGGCCATGCGACCGCCCATGCCCCCGCATCCGGCACGAACGGCCATCCTTCCAACGGCCACCCTTCCAACGGCCACCCTTCCAACGGCCAATCGTCGAATGGTCATTCTTCGAACGGCAACGATTCTCATCAGGCGCAGCGAAACGGTGAGGCCACCAACGGCCACCCCGACCCGTTTTCCGACGTCGACCCCGACCCCGATCCGGATCCGACTGCAAGCTAG